In bacterium, the genomic window CTTTTAATTTAGGATTCAACCCTGATATATCTATAGATTTAAGATTTATTAACCCCTCTGCGCCTTGAGATATGGGGTTATTTTTTTTATCGAGAAGTTTTATTCCAAGTGCCTGAAGAATCCCTGCACCGCCGTCGTTGGTGGAGCTTCCTCCGATTGTTATTATGATTTTTTTGCAATCGCTTTCGGCAGCTTGATTTATGAGTTCTCCTACACCGAAAGTTGTCGTTTTGAGTGGATTATATTCTTGTTGCTTTAACAGACTTAATCCACAGGCTTGAGCTGCTTCTATAACTGCAGTTTTTTCTTCATTGTGATTTATTATAAGCCATTTTGCAGAAATATTTCTGCCTAAAGGATCGCTAACAAAAGAAATTTTTTCTTCAAAATCTGTATAGAGCTTTATTGCATCAAGTGTGCCGTCCCCTCCGTCAGCGATTGGGATTTTTTTAATTATTATTTCTTTATCTACGCTTAAAGCAGCTTTTTCTATAATATTTGCAGCTTCTACAGCGGATAATGAGCCTTTAAGGTAATTTGTTGCAAGAAGTATTTTCATGGATTAAAATTTTTTGGTTTAAAAGGAGTTAGATAAAACTGTCATCCTGAGCGAAGCGAAGGATCTGTCAATTTAGGAATCAAGGCTATTAATTGTTTGTTGGACAGATTCTTCGGGCTAAATCCCTCAGAATGACAATTTTAAATAATTAGATTGCAATGTCATTGCGTTGCACTTTCCGGCAAGTGCAGTGAGTATTTATTTGTCGTCTAAAGCTGCAACACCGGGAAGAACTTTACCTTCTATAAATTCAAGGCTTGCTCCACCGCCTGTGCTTATATGTGAATAATTTTCAGGGGCAATATGGAATTTTTCTATTGCAGCAACTGTATCTCCACCGCCAAGCACGCTTTTTGCGCCAAGTTTTGTTGCTTCCGCAACAGCTTCTGCAATTGCTTTTGTTCCTGCTGAGAATTTGTCTATTTCAAAAACTCCTACAGGTCCGTTCCAAAGAATTGTTTTAGCCTTAAGAATTACTTCTTTTGCATTAGCTACGGCTTTAGCTCCGGCATCAACGCCTTCCCATCCGTCAGGAATTTCTTTTGCGGAAACAACTTGTGTGTTTGCAGTTTCAGAAAAAGCGTCAGAAACTAATACATCTTCTGAAATAAGAAGTTTAACTCCTTTTTCTTCTGCTTTTTTCATTAAATTTCTTGCTATATCAAGTTTATCTTCTTCGCAGATAGAATTTCCTACGCTAAAGCCTTGAGCTTTCATAAAGGTGTAGGTCATTCCGCCGCCAACTATAAGTGTATCAACTTTGTCGATAAGGTTGTCCAGAACACCGATTTTTGTGGAAACTTTGCTTCCGCCTACTATTGCCACAAAAGGTCTTTGAGGGTTTTGAAGCAGTCCTCCGAGGGCAGAAAGTTCTTTTTCCATTAATAAACCTGAAACAGCAGGTTTCACAAATTCTGCGACTCCTGCGGTCGAAGCATGCGCTCTATGAGCTGCGCCAAAAGCATCGTTTACATAAATATCAGCAAGCTCAGCAAGCTTTTTTGCAAACTCAGGATCATTTTTTTCTTCTTCTTTATAAAATCTTATATTTTCAAGAAGTGCGACTTCACCGTCTTTTAATTCAGCAAGTTTTGCTTTAACTTCATCGCCTATACAGTCATCAAGTTTCATCACAGGTGCGCCAAGAAGTTCTGAGAGCCTTTTTGCGATAGGAGTCAGTCTCATATCTTCTTTGAATTCGCCTTTTGGTCTGCCAAAGTGAGCAACAACAATAACTTTAGCGCCTTTTTCTTTTAAATAATTAATTGTGGGTAATGCCGCACGAATACGTGTATCATCGGTAATGTTTTTGTTTTCGTCGATAGGAACGTTAAGATCCTCTCTTACAAGTACTCTTTTGCCTTTTAAATCGGCAAGATCTTTGATTGATTTTTTCATAACAAACTGCCCTTTTATCTTGATTATCACTCCTGGTTGATATGCGTTTTTATTTTTCTTTTATGCAAAATAACGTTATCAAGGCTATTGTAAGCAATCCAAGCAGAAATTCAAGTAGGTAGATATGTAGAGTTTTTAAAATCTTAAAGGTTTCTACCTGAAAAATTTAATACATGTCATGATTTTGCAAAACACGGATTTTTATAAAAAAAATACAGAAGGAGTAAAAATGAAAAGAAATATGAAATCATCTTTAGTTTTTTTGTTTACGGCTTTAATTCTTGCTTCAAACATTGTTCCGTCTTTTGCAAAAGCAAAAAATGAGGCTTTAGCCGATAAAATTACGCCAAAAACCGTTATTGCAGGAGCTTTATCTCTTCTTGTATGGCCGGGAATAGGTCAGGCTATAAATGAAAATAAAGGTGAAAAAATTTTAACACATGCAGCGCTTGGTCTTCTTCCTCCTTATCGTTTTTGGTCTTGTTATGATGCTGTTGTTGACAGAAAAGACGGCTACTGGCATGGTCGGATTTAATAAATAGTTTTTTCCTATACTTATTTTTATATAATCAGGTACTTTAAATTTTTTTTATTTAAGGTAGAATAAAATATGTAAAAATTAAAGAAAGTTAAAATGATGTCAGCAATAAATTCATTTATCAGTATGTATTCAGCTATGAATAGAATAAATGCAGGAAACAACTTGTTTTCCGGTTTTAATGCTATGAATCAGAATGTTGCTGCTGTTTCTCAACAGGCAATGGCTTTTGGATCTCAAGGGATTCCGATGCAGTCACTTGCTGCGGCTCAGCAAACAGAAAAGAATTTGATGATGAATAATCTCCAAAACAGTCTTATGTATAAAATTGGCTTAGCGCAAGAAGATGCTCAAGAAGCAAAAGAAAAGAAAAAATTGGATTATATGGCATAATAAATTTTATAAAATTATTTAAAAAGCGATTCTTAATAAAGAATCGCTTTTTTATGTTTAATTGCGGGGAACTTTTTAAAATTAAATTTGTCTTTTATATAAGACAACTCCTTAACACTCAAACTCCCCTTACTCCAGATTTTATAAATAATTTGGAGTTTTTTATTTTAATATTTATTTTTTATTTATTCTCGGTAATTTGTTCAAGCCAATGTTTAAAATCACTTATTTTTGAAAATATTTTATA contains:
- a CDS encoding phosphoglycerate kinase — encoded protein: MKKSIKDLADLKGKRVLVREDLNVPIDENKNITDDTRIRAALPTINYLKEKGAKVIVVAHFGRPKGEFKEDMRLTPIAKRLSELLGAPVMKLDDCIGDEVKAKLAELKDGEVALLENIRFYKEEEKNDPEFAKKLAELADIYVNDAFGAAHRAHASTAGVAEFVKPAVSGLLMEKELSALGGLLQNPQRPFVAIVGGSKVSTKIGVLDNLIDKVDTLIVGGGMTYTFMKAQGFSVGNSICEEDKLDIARNLMKKAEEKGVKLLISEDVLVSDAFSETANTQVVSAKEIPDGWEGVDAGAKAVANAKEVILKAKTILWNGPVGVFEIDKFSAGTKAIAEAVAEATKLGAKSVLGGGDTVAAIEKFHIAPENYSHISTGGGASLEFIEGKVLPGVAALDDK